ATTTCATACCGTATAATATTATTAATTTTTTTTAATACTCTTAATCCACTCGGTAACCATGTATATAATCCGACAGCCGATTTTCTAATGATTCCTGCTCTTAACATTAATTGGTAACTAATAGAATCAGTATTATGTGGTATTTCTTTAATTGTATATAATAAATATTTACTTGTACGCATATAATATTTTTCGTTGTTAATGGATATGAATAGTATTTTTATATGATCAATAACAATTGTTATTATGAATTCTTTTATAATATATACTATATTTTTATTATTTAGAATATATCGGACATATTAAGTATTATTGTGAATAAATATTCTTTTCAAGAAAGAACAGAAGAACCAACGTATTATAAAATTCAGAAAGCAAAAAATATTGGTTGTAATAATTATTTTCAGGAATTTATTTTTTTTATTATTTTAAATATCATTGTGATATCATTATATTTTTTGAAATATAGGATTATATCTTTTTTAATTAAAATTATGTATTGTAGTTTTATGTTTGATAGATCTATTTTTCGAAATAATCTATTTTTTTTACATTATATATGTCGGGATTTAAAAATAATTTTTTTTTTTTTGTATTTTTTATACTATTGATGATAGTAATATTTACTATTCAGTGGTTATTTTATGGGATAATATTAAATTTTTCGTTAGTTAAATTGAATATATTCAATATCAATTTCAAAATTTTGAAAAATATCTTTTCTTTTCAATTTTATTTTCAAATATTTAGTTTCTTTTTAAAAATATTTGTAATATTTTTAATAATTACAATATATTTTAAATTATTTTTTTTAAAAATTATCCATTTAACTACGTGCTCCATGATATCATGCTTAAAATTAGGTATACATTTGATTTATTTTTTTTTAATTTTTATATTAATTGGATTAATTCCAATAGTTTTTTTTGAAGTATTTTATAAAACCTTTTATTATTATAAAAATTTACAAATGAGTTATCAAGAATTACAAGATGAATATAAAGAAACTGAAGGGTATCATTGTATTAAAAAATTTATTAGAAAAAAAAATAAAATCTCTAACCATATGTTTTTATTTTCTAATACTTCTACATCCAGTATAGTCATTACAAATACAATATCTTATTCTATTGCAATACAATATGATGTTCAAAACATTTATTTTCCTAAAATATTGGAAAAAGGGTTTGGAACATTATCGTATAAAATACAAGAATTAGCACGTAAATATAATATTTTAGTATTGCACGATGCAGAGTTAGCAAATATATTATATAAATATGGTACAAGAGGTCAGTGTGTTCCAAATATGTTATTGAATGTCATGTCTGAGGTATTAATATGGATGCGTAGGTTAGAGAAATGGAAAAAATATGGTGGAAAATTTCCTGAAAGAATTAAAAAATCATTTATATCACCTAAATTAAAATTTTAATATGAGTATTGTTATGTTGAATGTTGTTCATATATATCGATTTTTACTATTTTTCAAACAAATAAAGTGGAAAGGATTAGTGGGACCTATTATAATTTTAATGATTCTTGCTATGATGATTCTTCCTTTGCCTGCTTTTATTTTAGATATTTTTTTTACTTTTAATATTTCCATTTCTATTATGGTACTTTTAGTATCCATGTTTACACGTAATATATTAGAGTTTTCAGCATTTCCAACAGTTTTGTTATTTTCTACTTTATTACGATTATCTTTAAATATTGCTTCCACAAGAATTATTTTACTAAAAGGACATATGGGTCCTTTTTCTGCAGGTAGGGTAGTAGAAGCTTTTGGACATTTTTTAGTTGGAGGAGATTTTGCAATTGGAATTATAGTATTTTTTATACTAGTTATTATTAATTTTATGGTAATTACAAAAGGTGCTGGTCGTATTGCGGAAGTTGGTGCTAGATTTGCTTTAGATGGTATGCCTGGAAAACAAATGGCGATTGATTCTGATTTAAATGTTGGTATTATTGGCGAAAAACAAGCAAAAATTCGTAGAATGGAAATTACACAAGAAGCAGATTTTTATGGTGCTATGGATGGAGCTAGTAAATTTGTTAGAGGAGATGCGATTTCTGGTATTGTAATTATGATAATTAATATTTTGGGTGGTTTAGTGGTTGGAGTTATTCAACACCATATGACATTATCAGAAGCGGGAAAAATTTATACTCTGTTAACTATTGGAGATGGTTTAGTCGCACAAATTCCAGCTTTAGTGATCTCAACAGCTGCAGGAGTTATTGTAACTCGTGTTAGTAGTAATCAAGATGTTGGCGAACAAATGATTAATCAAATATTTTATAATCCCAAAGTAATTTTTTTTAGTAGCCTAGTATTGGGTATACTAGGTATAGTACCTGGTATGCCCAATGTTATTTTTTTTCCATTTACATTAATATTAATGATGATTGCATATTTTTTACATCTTTCTCAAGAAAAAAATAAACTTTTTAAAAAAAATCAACATTTTTGTAAAAAAAAAATAATATATAATGTATCCTGGGATAATGTGGTATTAGAAGATCCTATGAGAGTAGAATTAGGATATTCTTTATTCTCTATGACAAAAATTCAAAATGATAGTAATCTACTTTTTCAAATTTCTGAAATTCGAAAAGAAATTGCTAAAAAAATTGGATTTTTACCTCCTATGATACACGTTAAATACAATAATTATTTATCTGCATTAGAATATCGTATTTTTATTAAAGGAGTAGAACATGGAAGAGGAACAATTGTTGTTAATAATTTAATAGCTATTAATAAAAAAAATATTCTTGACACTTTATCAGGAATTAAAGTGGTTGATCCAATATTTGGATATCCTGCATTTTGGATTGATATAAAATATAAAAATCAAGCTCAACACAAAAAATATCATGTTATACATGCTGATTTAGTAATTAAAGAACATTTAATAAATATTATTTCTTTAAATTTAAAAGATTTGTTTAGTCGTCAAGAAGCTCAGCAATTATTAAATTATATATCTTTGAAAATTCCTAAATTACCTGAAGAATTAATTCCTAATATTATTAGTTTAACATGTTTACATAAAGTTTTGCAAAATTTATTATTTGAAAATATCCCAATTCGTGATATATGTACCATATTAGAAACCCTTATAGAATATGGTATACAGTATCAAAATCCTAATGAATTAACTAGTTTTGTGCGATTATCTTTACATAAATTAATTACACAAACTTTTTTTTCTTCTAAAAAAGTAGTTTATGTAATTGGTTTAGAAAAAAAATTAGAGTATTTACTATTACAAATTATTCAATCTGGAAAAGATACCCTGAATACACAATTACATAAGTTATTTATAGATAATACTAATATAGCTATTCAAAATCAAATATCTATTAATGCTCCGTTAATTATAATAGTAAAACATGAAGTACGATTTTTAGTATCATCACTTTTACGAAAATATTTTTTACAATTAATTGTTTTATCTGATTTAGAAATTACAAATAATGTTAATATTATTTTTAAAAATATTATTAAAATGTAATTTTTTATATTATAAAAATTTTTTACATGTGTTTTACAGTCTGTATTCCTAACAATTGTAGTCCTTTTTTAATTATTCTAGACGTTAAAAAAGATAATTTCAATCTACTATTTTTGA
The sequence above is drawn from the Buchnera aphidicola (Myzocallis carpini) genome and encodes:
- a CDS encoding EscU/YscU/HrcU family type III secretion system export apparatus switch protein, translated to MSGFKNNFFFFVFFILLMIVIFTIQWLFYGIILNFSLVKLNIFNINFKILKNIFSFQFYFQIFSFFLKIFVIFLIITIYFKLFFLKIIHLTTCSMISCLKLGIHLIYFFLIFILIGLIPIVFFEVFYKTFYYYKNLQMSYQELQDEYKETEGYHCIKKFIRKKNKISNHMFLFSNTSTSSIVITNTISYSIAIQYDVQNIYFPKILEKGFGTLSYKIQELARKYNILVLHDAELANILYKYGTRGQCVPNMLLNVMSEVLIWMRRLEKWKKYGGKFPERIKKSFISPKLKF
- the flhA gene encoding flagellar biosynthesis protein FlhA; translated protein: MLNVVHIYRFLLFFKQIKWKGLVGPIIILMILAMMILPLPAFILDIFFTFNISISIMVLLVSMFTRNILEFSAFPTVLLFSTLLRLSLNIASTRIILLKGHMGPFSAGRVVEAFGHFLVGGDFAIGIIVFFILVIINFMVITKGAGRIAEVGARFALDGMPGKQMAIDSDLNVGIIGEKQAKIRRMEITQEADFYGAMDGASKFVRGDAISGIVIMIINILGGLVVGVIQHHMTLSEAGKIYTLLTIGDGLVAQIPALVISTAAGVIVTRVSSNQDVGEQMINQIFYNPKVIFFSSLVLGILGIVPGMPNVIFFPFTLILMMIAYFLHLSQEKNKLFKKNQHFCKKKIIYNVSWDNVVLEDPMRVELGYSLFSMTKIQNDSNLLFQISEIRKEIAKKIGFLPPMIHVKYNNYLSALEYRIFIKGVEHGRGTIVVNNLIAINKKNILDTLSGIKVVDPIFGYPAFWIDIKYKNQAQHKKYHVIHADLVIKEHLINIISLNLKDLFSRQEAQQLLNYISLKIPKLPEELIPNIISLTCLHKVLQNLLFENIPIRDICTILETLIEYGIQYQNPNELTSFVRLSLHKLITQTFFSSKKVVYVIGLEKKLEYLLLQIIQSGKDTLNTQLHKLFIDNTNIAIQNQISINAPLIIIVKHEVRFLVSSLLRKYFLQLIVLSDLEITNNVNIIFKNIIKM